In Plasmodium falciparum 3D7 genome assembly, chromosome: 8, the following proteins share a genomic window:
- a CDS encoding BEM46-like protein, putative: MRIIKYIFFAFIILALFVCALNTYIYLKQDSFVFSNEFPTVEEKNQTLGENYEIVTLTTKDNHKFTCWYIKTKDSENKPIMLYFQGNGGYLEKYMNLFNLIIERVDVNIFSCSNRGCGSNIAKPSEEYFYKDAHVYIEYVKTKNPKHLFIFGSSMGAAVAIDTALKQHDHISGLIVQNAFTSLKELSRYSHPFLNYFLFDYDMIIRSKMDNETKIKNITVPTLFTLSEMDEKVPTSHTRTLFQLSASTNKQLYLSKGGTHPNILKNDDGSYHKAMKKFIVTAISIREKNIQKAVERNPNTPN; this comes from the exons atgagaataataaaatatatattttttgcatTCATCATATTAGCCCTCTTCGTATGTGCCCtaaata ctTATATATATCTCAAACAAGACAGTTTTGTATTCTCAAATGAAT tccCTACTGTTGAAGAGAAAAACCAAACACTGG gagAGAACTATGAAATCGTTACATTAACAACGAAGGATAATCATAAATTCACATG ttGGTATATTAAGACCAAAGATTCTGAGAACAAACCAATTATGCTTTATTTTCAAGGAAACGGAGGat aTTTAGAAAAATACATGAacttatttaatttaattatagaGAGAGTTGATGTCAACATATTTTCATGTTCAAACAGagg tTGCGGATCTAATATTGCTAAACCATCagaagaatatttttataaagatGCTCATGTGTATATAGAATATGTGAAGACAAAAAATCCAAagcatttatttatatttggaAG tTCAATGGGAGCCGCAGTTGCAATTGACACGGCATTAAAACAGCACGAtcat ATAAGTGGATTAATTGTTCAGAATGCATTTACAAGTTTAAAGGAGCTCTCGAGATATTCTCATCCATTCCttaattatttcttatttgATTATGACATGATAATAAGAAGTAAAATGGATAAtgaaacaaaaattaaaaatattacagtACCAACCTTATTTACCTTATCTGAAATg gaTGAAAAAGTACCAACAAGCCATACAAGAACATTGTTTCAG TTAAGTGCAAGTACCAACaaacaattatatttatctaagGGAGGAACTCATCCAAACATTCTGAAAAATGATGATGGTTCTTATCATAAAGCTATGAAGAAATTTATTGTTACTGCTATTTCCAtaagggaaaaaaatattcaaaaggCAGTAGAAAGAAATCCAAATACACCTAATTAA
- a CDS encoding DNA helicase, putative: MDVFEFVDPLRKRKINNNILDFNKYVYKDKMEVGEEEIEHDEEKTKDDEIINMKKKKKKKKKKKLRRLLDSSSSDDNNENEEISSKKIKIRKLNSDNEDNKLKNNNNEKKKKEKVEDEKQSNDIEILDSYDEDDENQKAEYEYNLNTLYQCLYISIQIKNRIIDHFTSEKKDKKEELIKEFVKGSFRVSNFQANYEDFEKYVDTFHKLKCYQKCGVLWLYVLYKQNKNGILADEMGLGKTAQTCVFLDYMYKTGTIKNKTIIVAPTSLLKNWDNEINMWCPYLRNHKIIYYGSQSERRYLAYDIFSSKGSKNNKYFPSNNNDDEDDGVNNNNNNNNNDDGHNNIHLIITSINMLMGKNDVSYFRQIKKYDYLIFDEAHFLKNKNSLIYKKLQKKIVFNNKILLTGSPIQNKTQELTNLLLFLMPHIFTETNINNAMQAFIAMYEEEVQTRNKKKKMDEGTTPKLTTFVEEIMKKNETQSNNNNNNNNNNNNSNNNSNNSNNNSNNNNNNSNNNNNSSNNIMMDKCSDMCHKLTDDNNSMNNNYNIYDIKCDEEVTDGNIKDDNEKDNNVIVSDTNKSIIKNYLIQTIRDDLKQHVELKNKEIILLQLIIEPYILRRSKKHVFIDMPKKHSLIIKLPLNNTQLNLYKDEIFSKMQKTFKHLEFLETHSSKKELQKIYAILNKKEIKNEKNNTRVEKKEIQQNVDKENYQNGHCNNNTNNMESADHNVDVDIGHDNVHVHDDDDDDREMDEETINIEKTDEENKNSNIVIHKRDDDSNDMDEDNIKDDNNSNSNSHNNNNMCEDSTSPTKEVTLNKSKKNQENNKNNKEVRGKMINASIFILRRICNHPLLHKYYYTVEDIKKISKYFYYNTDQYVDLDLKTVENEFMKISDFDIHLSIKHLISQGDNKLNKYLITKEHILNSSKINHMLSLIKDIRKKKEKVLIFSQFTTFLDIIEEALLYEFIYDDSDYMDHIQTIKSSQSINKNDTICKEENNINVNVFIKEEQNYHDIGKETKRHDDNNNNNINDGDENKFCFKENIKKPNDIYNEDMENSERTKDTNCEYNKKKKDEDDEEICLTSSTLSTSSVGTQNDAGHQIYVRLDGSTNTIERQKIIKRFSKDENIFVFLLSTKAGGVGLNLIAANHVILMDQDWNPHNDRQAEDRVHRLGQKNEVFIYRLCCKNTIEEAILKCNKAKLHLDQAFGGNNELLQTALIKDALNAVDI, from the exons ATGGATGTGTTTGAATTTGTGGACCCCctaaggaaaagaaaaataaataacaacaTTTTGGATTTTAACAAGTATGTgtataaagataaaatggAGGTGGGTGAAGAGGAGATAGAACATGAcgaagaaaaaacaaaagatgatgaaataataaatatgaagaagaaaaaaaagaaaaaaaaaaagaaaaagttaAGACGTTTATTAGATAGTTCTAgtagtgatgataataatgaaaatgaagaaatatcatctaaaaaaattaaaattagaaaattAAATTCTGATAATGaggataataaattaaaaaataataataatgagaaaaagaagaaagaaaaagtgGAAGATGAAAAACAAAGTAATGATATAGAAATTCTAGATTCTTATGATGAGGATGATGAAAATCAAAAAGcagaatatgaatataatttaaatacaCTATATCAATGTTTGTATATATCtatacaaattaaaaatagaaTTATTGATCATTTCACatcagaaaaaaaagataaaaaagaagaattaataaaagaatttGTTAAAGGTTCTTTTAGAGTTAGTAATTTTCAAGCAAACTATGAAGATTTCGAAAAATATGTAGACACTTTTCATAAACTAAAATGTTATCAAAAATGTGGTGTATTATggttatatgttttatataaacaaaataaaaatggtaTATTAGCTGATGAAATGGGACTTGGGAAAACAGCCCAGACATGTGTTTTTCTagattatatgtataaaacaggaactattaaaaataaaacaattattGTAGCACCTACgagtttattaaaaaattggGATAATGAAATTAATATGTGGTGTCCATATTTAAGAaatcataaaattatatattatggtaGTCAGTCTGAAAGAAGATATTTAGCGTATGACATATTTAGTAGCAAGGGGAGcaagaataataaatactTTCCAagtaacaataatgatgatgaagatgatggtgttaataataataataataataataataatgatgatggtCATAATAATATCCATTTAATCATTACCAGCATCAATATGCTCATGGGAAAGAATGACGTTTCATACTTTcgacaaattaaaaaatacgaTTATCTCATATTTGATGAAgcacattttttaaaaaataaaaactcacttatatataaaaagttacaaaaaaaaattgtctttaataataaaatattattaacagGTTCTCccatacaaaataaaacacaaGAATTAACCAacttacttttatttttaatgcCTCATATATTTACCGAGacgaatataaataatgcaATGCAAGCTTTTATAGCTATGTACGAAGAAGAGGTACAgacaagaaataaaaaaaaaaaaatggatgaAGGGACGACACCAAAATTGACAACCTTCGTAGAggaaattatgaaaaaaaatgaaacacaaagtaataataataataataataataataataataataatagtaataataatagtaataatagtaataataatagtaataataataataacaatagtaataataataataatagtagtaataatattatgatggATAAATGTTCAGATATGTGTCACAAATTAACAGACGATAATAACAGcatgaataataattacaatatttatgatataaaGTGCGACGAAGAAGTAACAGAtggtaatataaaagatgataatgaaaaagataataatgttATTGTTTCAGATACCAATAAAAGTATTATtaagaattatttaatacaaaCCATTAGAGATGATTTAAAGCAACAtgtagaattaaaaaataaagaaattatattattacaactTATAATTGaaccatatatattaagaaggTCAAAAAAACATGTCTTTATAGATATGCCTAAAAAACATAGTCTTATTATTAAGTTACCATTAAATAATACACAGctgaatttatataaagatgaaattttttcaaaaatgcAAAAGACCTTTAAGCATCTTGAATTTTTAGAAACGCATTCTAGCAAAAAggaattacaaaaaatatatgccatattaaataaaaaagaaattaaaaatgagaaaaataatacTAGGGTAGAAAAGAAGGAAATCCAACAAAATGtagataaagaaaattatcAGAATGGTCactgtaataataatacaaataatatggaaTCTGCTGATCATAATGTAGATGTTGATATAGGTCATGATAATGTTCATGTtcatgatgatgatgatgatgatagaGAAATGGATGAAGAAACTATTAACATTGAAAAGACAGATGAAGAGAATAAGAATAGTAATATTGTTATTCACAAAAGAGATGATGATAGTAATGATATggatgaagataatataaaggatgataataatagtaatagtaatagtcataataataacaatatgtGTGAGGATAGTACTAGTCCTACTAAAGAAGTTACActtaataaatcaaaaaagaatcaagaaaataataagaacaaTAAGGAAGTGAGAGGTAAAATGATTAATGCTTCCATATTTATACTTAGAAGAATATGTAACCATCcattattacataaatattattatactgttgaagatattaaaaaaatttcaaaatatttttattataatactgATCAATATGTAGATTTAGATTTAAAAACTGTTGAAAATgaatttatgaaaatatcaGATTTTGATATACATTTATCAATCAAACATTTAATTTCTCAAGGcgataataaattaaataaatatttaataacaaAAGAACATATTTTGAATAGTAGTAAAATTAATCATATGTTATCTCTTATTAAAGATAtaaggaagaaaaaagaaaaagtattaattttttcacaATTTACTACTTTTCTTGATATTATAGAGGAGGCCTTGttatatgaatttatatatgatgatagTGATTATATGGATCATATACAAACTATTAAAAGTTCACAAagcataaataaaaatgataccATCTGtaaggaagaaaataatataaatgtaaatgtgtttataaaagaagaacaaAATTATCATGATATAGGTAAAGAAACAAAACGTCatgatgataacaataataataatattaatgatggggatgaaaataaattttgttttaaagaaaatataaaaaaaccaaatgatatatataatgaagataTGGAAAATTCAGAGAGAACTAAAGATACAAAttgtgaatataataaaaagaaaaaagatgaagatgatgaagaaatatGTCTTACTTCATCGACTCTTTCTACCTCATCTGTTGGTACACAAAATGACGCAGGTCATCAAATTTATGTAAGATTAGATGGATCAACAAACACTATTGAAAGACAGAAAATCATAAAACGTTTTTcaaaagatgaaaatatatttgtttttcttttgtcAACAAAAGCGGGAGGTGTGGGTCTCAATTTAATAGCGGCAAATCATGTCATATTAATGGACcag GACTGGAATCCACATAATGATAGGCAAGCAGAGGATAGAGTTCATCGATTAG gccaaaaaaatgaagtatttatatatcgATTATGTTGTAAGAATACGATTGAGGAAGCCATTCTTaag tGTAACAAGGCGAAATTACACTTGGATCAAGCATTTGGCGGAAATAACGAATTGTTACAAACAGCTCTAATCAAG gatGCATTAAATGCGgtggatatataa
- a CDS encoding heat shock protein 70, whose amino-acid sequence MASAKGSKPNLPESNIAIGIDLGTTYSCVGVWRNENVDIIANDQGNRTTPSYVAFTDTERLIGDAAKNQVARNPENTVFDAKRLIGRKFTESSVQSDMKHWPFTVKSGVDEKPMIEVTYQGEKKLFHPEEISSMVLQKMKENAEAFLGKSIKNAVITVPAYFNDSQRQATKDAGTIAGLNVMRIINEPTAAAIAYGLHKKGKGEKNILIFDLGGGTFDVSLLTIEDGIFEVKATAGDTHLGGEDFDNRLVNFCVEDFKRKNRGKDLSKNSRALRRLRTQCERAKRTLSSSTQATIEIDSLFEGIDYSVTVSRARFEELCIDYFRDTLIPVEKVLKDAMMDKKSVHEVVLVGGSTRIPKIQTLIKEFFNGKEACRSINPDEAVAYGAAVQAAILSGDQSNAVQDLLLLDVCSLSLGLETAGGVMTKLIERNTTIPAKKSQIFTTYADNQPGVLIQVYEGERALTKDNNLLGKFHLDGIPPAPRKVPQIEVTFDIDANGILNVTAVEKSTGKQNHITITNDKGRLSQDEIDRMVNDAEKYKAEDEENRKRIEARNSLENYCYGVKSSLEDQKIKEKLQPAEIETCMKTITTILEWLEKNQLAGKDEYEAKQKEAESVCAPIMSKIYQDAAGAAGGMPGGMPGGMPGGMPGGMNFPGGMPGAGMPGNAPAGSGPTVEEVD is encoded by the coding sequence atggCTAGTGCAAAAGGTTCAAAACCAAATTTACCAGAATCCAATATCGCTATTGGAATTGATTTAGGTACTACTTATTCTTGTGTTGGTGTATGGAGAAATGAAAATGTAGATATTATTGCTAATGACCAAGGTAATAGAACAACCCCATCTTATGTTGCTTTCACCGATACCGAAAGATTAATTGGAGATGCTGCTAAAAACCAAGTAGCTAGGAATCCAGAAAATACAGTATTTGATGCTAAGAGATTAATTGGTAGAAAATTTACAGAATCATCAGTACAAAGTGATATGAAACATTGGCCATTCACTGTTAAATCAGGTGTTGATGAGAAACCAATGATTGAAGTTACCTATCAAGgagaaaagaaattattccATCCAGAAGAAATTTCTTCTATGGtattacaaaaaatgaaagaaaatgCTGAAGCATTTTTAGGAAAATCTATAAAGAATGCTGTCATTACCGTTCCAGCTTATTTTAACGATTCACAAAGACAAGCTACTAAAGATGCTGGTACAATTGCAGGATTAAATGTTATGAGAATTATTAATGAACCTACTGCAGCTGCTATTGCATATGGTTTAcacaaaaaaggaaaaggtgAAAAGAACATTTTAATTTTCGACTTAGGAGGAGGTACATTTGATGTATCATTATTAACTATTGAAGATGGTATTTTTGAAGTAAAAGCTACTGCTGGTGATACTCATTTAGGTGGTGAAGATTTCGATAACAGATTAGTAAATTTCTGTGTTGAAGatttcaaaagaaaaaacagaGGTAAAgatttatcaaaaaatagTAGAGCCTTAAGAAGATTAAGAACACAATGTGAAAGAGCAAAACGTACTTTATCATCATCTACACAAGCTACAATTGAAATAGATTCCTTATTTGAAGGTATTGATTACAGTGTTACTGTAAGTAGAGCAAGATTTGAAGAATTATGTATCGACTATTTCCGTGATACTTTAATTCCAGTAGAAAAAGTTTTAAAAGATGCTATGATGGATAAAAAAAGTGTACATGAAGTTGTTTTAGTTGGTGGTTCTACAAGAATTCCAAAAATCCAAActttaataaaagaattcTTTAATGGTAAAGAAGCATGCAGATCAATTAACCCAGATGAAGCTGTTGCATATGGTGCAGCTGTACAAGCAGCCATTTTATCTGGTGACCAATCAAATGCTGTCCaagatttattattattagatgtTTGCTCCTTATCATTAGGTTTAGAAACTGCTGGTGGTGTTATGACCAAATTAATTGAAAGAAACACAACCATACCTGCTAAAAAGAGTCAAATCTTTACTACTTATGCTGATAACCAACCAGGTGTCTTAATTCAAGTATATGAAGGTGAAAGAGCCTTAACCAAAGATAACAATTTATTAGGAAAATTTCACTTAGATGGTATTCCACCTGCACCAAGAAAGGTACCACAAATCGAAGTTACATTCGATATCGATGCTAACGGTATCTTAAACGTTACGGCTGTAGAAAAATCCACTGGTAAACAAAACCATATTACAATTACCAACGACAAAGGAAGATTATCTCAAGATGAAATTGATCGTATGGTTAATGATGCTGAAAAATACAAAGCAGAAGATGAAGAAAACAGAAAAAGAATCGAAGCAAGAAACAGCCTTGAAAATTACTGCTATGGAGTTAAAAGCTCATTAGAAGaccaaaaaattaaagaaaaattacaACCAGCTGAAATTGAAACATGTATGAAAACTATTACAACCATACTTGAATGGTTAGAAAAAAACCAACTTGCTGGAAAAGATGAATATGAAGCCAAACAAAAAGAAGCAGAATCGGTTTGTGCTCCAATTATGTCTAAAATCTATCAAGATGCTGCTGGTGCAGCCGGTGGTATGCCAGGAGGTATGCCCGGTGGAATGCCCGGTGGAATGCCAGGTGGTATGAATTTCCCAGGAGGTATGCCCGGAGCAGGAATGCCAGGAAATGCCCCAGCTGGAAGTGGACCAACAGTTGAAGAAGTTGATTaa
- a CDS encoding U3 small nucleolar ribonucleoprotein protein IMP4, putative: MLRRNIRLRKEYLYLKKVEDEKKKYAEKIKSIKESYDKNKKIRGDLKDEESELRKNMNLYDEKSFDRKVDDEYFFCGLENPRVLITTSRNPSSTLENFAKELKLIIPNSEKINRGSYFIKDILNFARKNNITDVIILHEYKGIPRNLIICHLPFGPTLFCTIKDCKMRCEFNEKIDNISLCTPHLIFHNFHSDLGKRIMNIFKYLFPPVTMRTNKRKMPKHNSQIVKDNKLNKNININTNNNDTNQMDQMDQMNKIKFVTHTTQDDEDNNDHLQIYFKNNEYLNLQKYENNRVIVFFNKNDIIYFRHYNWEKNQTNEIVLKEIGPRFSFVVYKINKETLDSLNEDYEYIYRPFMNSRKALLT, from the coding sequence ATGCTAAGGAGAAATATTCGATTGAGGAAAGAATATTTATACCTAAAAAAAGTTGAggatgagaaaaaaaagtacGCTGAAAAAATTAAGAGTATAAAAGAAAGTTatgataagaataaaaagataAGAGGAGATTTAAAAGATGAAGAAAGTGAATTaaggaaaaatatgaacTTATATGATGAGAAATCATTTGATAGGAAAGTTGatgatgaatattttttttgtggtCTTGAAAATCCCCGAGTATTAATAACAACATCAAGAAATCCATCATCGACATTAGAAAATTTTgcaaaagaattaaaattaattataccAAATagtgaaaaaataaatagaggtagctattttattaaagatattttaaattttgcaagaaaaaataatattactgatgttattatattacatgAATATAAAGGAATACCTagaaatttaattatttgtcATTTACCATTTGGGCCAACATTATTTTGTACAATAAAGGATTGTAAAATGAGATGTgaatttaatgaaaaaatcgataatatatctttatgtactccacatttaatttttcataatttccATTCAGATCTAGGAAAGagaattatgaatatatttaaatatttatttcctCCTGTTACCATGCGTAcgaataaaagaaaaatgccTAAACATAATTCTCAAATtgtaaaagataataaattaaataaaaatataaatattaatacgaATAACAACGATACTAACCAAATGGACCAAATGGAccaaatgaacaaaattaaaTTCGTAACACATACTACAcaagatgatgaagataataatgatcatttacaaatatattttaaaaataatgaatatttaaatttacaaaaatatgaaaacaaTCGAGTTATTGTTTTCTTTaacaaaaatgatattatatattttagacATTATAATTGGGAAAAAAATCAAACAAATGAAATAGTCCTCAAAGAAATTGGACCTCGTTTTAGTTTTgttgtatataaaattaataaagaaaCTTTAGATTCATTAAATGAagattatgaatatatatatagaccCTTTATGAATTCTAGAAAAGCGCTTCTTACATAA